A genomic region of Prionailurus viverrinus isolate Anna chromosome D4, UM_Priviv_1.0, whole genome shotgun sequence contains the following coding sequences:
- the STX17 gene encoding syntaxin-17 isoform X3, translating to MLPCGGTFVMNSVHQLRSNIREMEKLCLKVRKDDLVLLKRMIDPVKEEASTATAEFLQLHLESVEELKKQFNDEETLLQPSLTRSMTVGGTFHTAEAEDDPQNMTQVYALPEIPRDQNAAESWESLEADLIELSQLVTDFSLLVNSQQEKIDSIEDHVNRAAVNVEEGTKNLGKAAKYKLAALPVAGALIGGVVGGPIGLLAGFKVAGIAAALGGGVLGFTGGKLIQRKKQKMMEKLTSSCPDLPSQTDKKCS from the exons caaCTCCGTTCCAATATCCGAGAAATGGAGAAACTTTGTTTGAAAGTCCGAAAGGATGACCTAGTACTTCTGAAGAGAATGATAGACCCTGTTAAAGAAGAAGCATCAACAGCAACAGCAGAATTTCTTCAACTCCATCTGGAATCTGTAGAAGAACTTAAGAAACAATTTAATGATGAAGAAACTTTATTACAACCTTCTTTGACCAGATCCATgactgttggtg GAACATTTCATACTGCTGAGGCTGAAGATGATCCTCAGAATATGACTCAGGTATATGCGTTGCCTGAAATTCCTCGAGATCAAAATGCTGCAGAATCATGGGAAAGCTTAGAAGCG gaCTTAATTGAACTTAGCCAACTGGTCACTGATTTCTCTCTCCTAGTGAAT TCTCAGCAGGAGAAGATTGACAGCATTGAAGACCATGTCAACAGAGCTGCTGTGAATGTTGAAGAGGGAACCAAAAACTTGGGGAAG gctgCAAAATACAAGCTGGCAGCTCTGCCTGTGGCAGGTGCACTCATCGGAGGAGTGGTGGGGGGTCCGATTGGCCTCCTTGCAGGCTTCAAAGTGGCAGGAATTGCAGCTGCACTTGGTGGTGGGGTGTTGGGCTTCACAGGTGGAAAACtgatacaaagaaagaaacagaaaatgatggAGAAGCTCACTTCCAGCTGTCCAGATCTCCCCAGCCAAACTGACAAAAAATGCAGTTAA